CCAAAATCTTTGCGAATACGTTTTTTTTCAGTTTGAGAATAAACCATATGGTTCCTCAGTTATCTGATAAATTAAACAATTTAATTAAATTAATATTTATTTTCATAAATACTATTTATATAAATAAATTCTTTATTAAAATTTTTATAAAATTATTTAATTTCTATTTCTGCTCCAGAATTTTTTAACTTAGCTTCTAAGTCTAATGCTTCTTCTTTATTTATAGATTCTTTTAATATTACAGGAGCTGATTCAACTAAATCTTTAGCTTCTTTTAGTCCTAAATTCATTATACTTCTTACAGTTTTTATAACAGAAATTTTATTTTTTCCTATATTTTTTAGATATATATTAAATTCTGTTTTTTCTTCTTTTTCTTTTTTCTTTTTATTATCAATTTTTTCATTTGATCTAATGCTAGAAACACCAAATTTTTTTTCTATAGATTTTATTAATTCCATTATATCCATGATAGACATAGATTCTATAGCTTGTATAATTTGTTCTTTAGTTATTGACATACTCTTTCCTAAAAAATAATATTCATTTAAATAAATTAAATTTATTTTATATTTTTAATTTCAAGTAAAATTTGAAGAAATTTTCCAATGGAAATATCTTTCATAATTATTAAAAAACGTGTAATAGCTTCTTTATATGTAGGTAAATTAGCTAATATATTAATATTTTTACTACTTATTATTTTGTTACCGAACGCAGCTGCTTTAATTTTAAAATTTTCATCAATTTTACTAAATTTTTTAAATAAACGAGCAGCATCACCAGGATGTTTAAGTGAATAAGCAATTAATATTGGACCATGAATTAACGGCTCTAAGCATTGAAAATCACTATTTTTAATAATTAATTTTAATAATTTATTTCTTATAATATTTACAACAATATCATTTTCTCTACTTTTTTTCCTTAATTTATTTAAATTATTACTGTTAACACCACAAAAATCAGCAATTACAGCTGATAAGGCATTTTTATTTATTTTACTAATTTTTTTAACAATCATTTTTTTTTTTGTAATATTTAATGACATTATAATATTGATTACACTCCTATTTTTTATAAAAAAAAAAGAATTATTACTCAATATAGAATATTAATTCTAACAAAAAATGTTTTTTGTTAAAAATTATAATTTTAATATAAAAAAAAATTTTGTAAAGTAAAATATTAGTTTATTAAATTTACACAATCTTTAGTAATTTCTATAGAAATTCCCATAGTAGATGAAATATATATTTTTTTTATATAATTCCCTTTTAATTTTAAAGGTTTAAACTTTTTTAAAGTTTTTAATAAAATTTGTAAATTTTCTTTAATTTTATTATTTGCAAAATTAATTTTTCCTATACTAACATGAATAATACCACTC
This genomic window from Enterobacteriaceae endosymbiont of Donacia marginata contains:
- the rplL gene encoding 50S ribosomal protein L7/L12, yielding MSITKEQIIQAIESMSIMDIMELIKSIEKKFGVSSIRSNEKIDNKKKKEKEEKTEFNIYLKNIGKNKISVIKTVRSIMNLGLKEAKDLVESAPVILKESINKEEALDLEAKLKNSGAEIEIK
- the rplJ gene encoding 50S ribosomal protein L10 produces the protein MSLNITKKKMIVKKISKINKNALSAVIADFCGVNSNNLNKLRKKSRENDIVVNIIRNKLLKLIIKNSDFQCLEPLIHGPILIAYSLKHPGDAARLFKKFSKIDENFKIKAAAFGNKIISSKNINILANLPTYKEAITRFLIIMKDISIGKFLQILLEIKNIK